A window from Candidatus Binataceae bacterium encodes these proteins:
- the treZ gene encoding malto-oligosyltrehalose trehalohydrolase: MKPLRVWAPKATRLEVALNGQRYSLVREGGSHNWWRLEAVGIEEFDDYALFVDGQGPFPDPRSRWQPRGVHGPSRMESAANFAWSDHGFRPRPLAQGLIYELHIGTFTPAGTFSAAIERLDHLAALGVTHVELMPLAEFSGARGWGYDGVDLFAPHHHYGTPAELKALIDQCHRRGLAVLLDVVYNHFGPSGNYLPRFAPYLTDRYSTPWGEAVNVDGPGSDQVRRFFCDNACYWLAEYHFDGLRLDAVHAIIDSSPLHLMEQLQREVASLGDGRPRLLIEENDRNDPRGIMSPARGGYGLDAQWNDDFHHALHSVLTGERSGYYSDFGSLSQLAKVLRAGYVYDGQYSPYRDRIQGRPACGLSGNNFVGYLQNHDQVGNRAQGERSSQLMPLGRLKIGAALVLTAPFVPMLFQGEEWGASTPFLYFSDHAEPDLARAVSEGRRREFAAFGWNPASVPDPQAAATFIRSKLRWEELAVSPHRELLQWYRALIQLRSASADLQDGRMSCVNVTYDEAQGWIVIQRGAIGVAVNLGSAPVRLPWPAPSRLLMGSTPAIRIATDFLELPPDSVAISTNQP, encoded by the coding sequence ATGAAACCGCTGCGAGTGTGGGCGCCCAAGGCAACACGCCTGGAAGTAGCGCTGAACGGCCAGCGTTATAGCCTGGTACGTGAGGGCGGATCGCACAATTGGTGGCGACTGGAAGCCGTCGGCATCGAGGAGTTCGACGACTACGCGCTGTTCGTTGACGGCCAGGGGCCGTTTCCCGATCCACGCTCGCGCTGGCAACCGCGGGGCGTACACGGACCCTCGCGGATGGAGAGCGCGGCGAATTTTGCCTGGAGCGATCACGGTTTCCGTCCGCGCCCGCTGGCCCAGGGTCTCATCTATGAGCTGCACATCGGAACCTTTACTCCCGCGGGAACCTTCAGCGCGGCTATCGAGCGGCTGGATCACTTGGCGGCCTTGGGCGTGACCCACGTAGAGTTGATGCCGCTGGCGGAGTTCTCGGGCGCGCGTGGTTGGGGCTACGACGGAGTGGATTTGTTCGCACCCCATCATCATTATGGCACTCCCGCCGAACTCAAAGCTTTGATCGACCAATGCCATCGTCGCGGCTTGGCGGTCCTGCTCGATGTGGTCTATAACCACTTCGGGCCCTCGGGCAATTATCTCCCGCGCTTCGCGCCTTACTTGACCGATCGCTACTCGACACCTTGGGGCGAGGCGGTCAACGTGGATGGTCCCGGCAGCGATCAGGTGCGGCGCTTTTTTTGCGACAATGCCTGCTACTGGTTGGCAGAATATCATTTCGATGGTCTGCGTCTGGACGCAGTTCATGCAATCATAGACAGTTCGCCTCTGCATCTGATGGAACAGTTGCAACGCGAAGTGGCGTCGCTGGGCGATGGCCGCCCGCGGCTGCTAATCGAGGAAAACGATCGCAACGACCCACGCGGGATAATGTCGCCCGCGCGCGGCGGCTACGGTCTAGATGCGCAGTGGAACGACGATTTTCATCATGCCCTGCACAGCGTACTGACCGGCGAGCGAAGCGGTTATTACAGCGACTTCGGCAGCCTGAGCCAACTGGCCAAGGTGCTGCGCGCCGGCTATGTCTACGATGGCCAATACTCACCCTACCGTGACCGCATCCAGGGACGCCCGGCATGCGGGCTGTCAGGCAATAACTTCGTCGGCTATTTGCAAAACCACGATCAGGTGGGCAATCGGGCCCAGGGCGAGCGCAGCTCTCAGCTCATGCCACTGGGCCGACTGAAGATCGGAGCCGCGCTGGTGCTGACCGCGCCTTTTGTCCCGATGCTTTTCCAGGGTGAGGAATGGGGCGCGAGCACCCCCTTTCTGTATTTCAGCGATCATGCCGAGCCCGACCTGGCTCGGGCGGTCAGCGAGGGACGCCGGCGGGAGTTCGCCGCTTTCGGCTGGAACCCGGCCAGCGTGCCCGATCCGCAAGCTGCCGCAACCTTCATCCGTTCCAAGCTGCGCTGGGAGGAGTTGGCCGTGTCACCCCATCGTGAGTTGCTGCAATGGTATCGCGCGCTAATCCAATTACGTAGCGCGAGCGCCGACTTGCAAGACGGACGGATGTCGTGCGTCAACGTCACTTATGACGAGGCGCAGGGTTGGATCGTAATTCAGCGAGGGGCGATCGGGGTCGCGGTCAACCTGGGCTCGGCTCCCGTCCGTCTGCCCTGGCCGGCTCCTTCGCGGCTATTGATGGGTTCGACGCCGGCGATTCGCATCGCGACCGATTTTTTGGAGCTGCCGCCCGACTCGGTCGCGATCTCTACTAACCAGCCCTGA
- the treY gene encoding malto-oligosyltrehalose synthase has protein sequence MMKLEARATYRVQLTPDFDLDCAAELASYFAQLGISHLYCSPYLQAAAGSQHGYDVVDYHRISSQLGGQPAHQRLCTALAAQGLGQLLDIVPNHMAISGRDNPWWWDVLENGPSSNYATYFDVEWDPPESRLRNLVLLPVLGGQYGRVLDAGEIRLSRQGARFVVSYFEHTFPVAPRSLDSILAGAAAQTGSAELGFIADALGSLPRATATDRQSVRRRHRDKAVLEVQLARLLAEQPAVASAIDRMIEAINRHPDSLHALLERQNYRLALWRTAGRDLGYRRFFDVNTLVGLRVEDEQVFADTHEAVLNWLRDGSLDGVRVDHIDGLREPQAYLERLHTLAPQAWIVVEKILQAGEELRASWPTAGTTGYEFANLVGGLWIDPAGETEMTRHYVTFSGEQADFATVARHSRELVLRDLLGSELGRLTALWLDICEHDRHHRDHTRHELHEALKAVAARFPVYRTYVSAAQDQATREDRQYINEAIQAARGDHPELDPELLDFLRSILSGQRRGGAEMELALRFQQFSGAVMAKAIEDTAFYRYNRLVALNEVGGDPACFGVGVAQFHQACLQRQQHWPGGLLATTTHDTKRSEDVRARISLLSEIPRRWSERSLRWAEHNQRHWRVQPDRNAEYLYYQTLVGAWPIETERITAYMMKAVREAKQRTSWTQSNPEYEQALKEFVAGTLSDPQFTDDVAQFVGPLVEPGRINSLAQTLLKLTAPGIPDLYQGSELWDLSLVDPDNRRPVDYAARRAALDTIDRLSVAEILRRSDEGLPKLWTIVQALRLRRRHPSWLAPQASYEPIQPRGRRAAHVVGFVRGQRIAAIVPRLIIGVGGQWHDTTARIMPGHWRNVLDGEELSGGELALSELFRRFPVALLVREDHA, from the coding sequence ATGATGAAGTTGGAAGCACGCGCCACTTATCGGGTGCAACTAACCCCGGACTTCGACCTAGACTGCGCCGCCGAGCTCGCAAGTTATTTCGCGCAACTTGGCATAAGCCACCTGTATTGCTCCCCCTATCTACAAGCTGCCGCGGGTAGCCAGCATGGCTATGACGTGGTGGATTACCATCGCATCAGTAGCCAACTGGGCGGCCAGCCAGCTCACCAGCGACTGTGCACGGCATTGGCGGCCCAGGGCCTGGGGCAGTTGCTGGACATCGTGCCTAACCACATGGCGATTAGCGGGCGAGATAACCCGTGGTGGTGGGACGTCCTGGAAAATGGGCCGTCGAGCAACTACGCCACCTATTTTGACGTGGAGTGGGATCCACCCGAATCGCGCTTGCGCAACTTGGTGCTATTGCCGGTATTGGGCGGCCAGTACGGACGAGTGCTTGATGCTGGCGAGATCCGCCTGAGCCGGCAAGGAGCCCGGTTCGTGGTGAGCTATTTCGAGCACACCTTTCCAGTGGCACCGCGCTCCTTGGACAGCATATTGGCTGGGGCAGCGGCGCAAACCGGCTCGGCCGAGCTGGGCTTTATCGCTGATGCCTTGGGCAGCTTGCCGCGCGCCACCGCCACCGACCGTCAGAGCGTGCGTCGCCGTCATCGCGACAAAGCGGTGCTGGAGGTGCAACTGGCCCGCCTGCTGGCCGAACAGCCGGCGGTCGCCAGCGCCATCGATCGCATGATCGAGGCCATCAATCGACATCCTGACAGCCTGCACGCGCTCTTGGAGCGGCAGAATTACCGCCTGGCGCTATGGCGCACGGCGGGTCGGGACCTCGGCTATCGGCGGTTTTTCGACGTCAACACCCTGGTTGGGCTACGAGTCGAAGACGAGCAAGTCTTTGCCGACACTCACGAAGCCGTCCTGAACTGGTTGCGGGATGGGTCGTTGGATGGGGTACGAGTCGATCATATCGACGGCCTGCGCGAGCCCCAGGCCTACCTGGAGCGCCTGCACACACTGGCACCACAAGCCTGGATCGTGGTGGAAAAGATTCTCCAGGCTGGGGAGGAGCTGCGCGCTTCGTGGCCCACCGCCGGGACCACCGGCTATGAGTTCGCCAATCTAGTGGGGGGATTGTGGATCGATCCCGCGGGCGAGACGGAAATGACCCGCCACTACGTTACCTTCAGCGGTGAGCAGGCCGACTTCGCCACGGTTGCGCGCCACAGCCGCGAGCTGGTCCTACGCGATCTGCTGGGCAGTGAATTGGGGCGTCTGACCGCGCTTTGGCTCGACATCTGCGAGCATGATCGCCACCATCGCGACCACACCCGCCACGAGCTGCATGAAGCGCTCAAGGCGGTGGCTGCGCGCTTTCCGGTCTACCGCACCTACGTCAGCGCCGCCCAGGATCAGGCTACGCGCGAGGATCGGCAATACATTAATGAAGCGATTCAAGCCGCGCGCGGCGACCATCCCGAACTCGATCCCGAGCTATTGGATTTTCTGCGCTCTATTCTAAGCGGCCAACGCCGTGGCGGAGCGGAGATGGAACTGGCGTTGCGATTTCAGCAATTCAGCGGCGCGGTGATGGCCAAAGCGATCGAAGACACCGCCTTCTATCGCTACAACCGGTTGGTGGCGCTCAATGAAGTGGGGGGCGATCCAGCCTGCTTCGGCGTTGGAGTGGCCCAGTTCCATCAGGCCTGCCTGCAGCGCCAGCAGCATTGGCCCGGCGGCCTGCTCGCCACCACCACGCATGATACCAAGCGTAGCGAGGATGTGCGCGCGCGCATCAGTCTGCTCTCCGAGATTCCGCGGCGCTGGAGCGAGCGAAGCCTGCGATGGGCGGAACACAATCAGCGTCATTGGCGCGTGCAACCCGACCGCAACGCCGAATACCTCTACTATCAGACCTTGGTGGGAGCTTGGCCGATCGAGACCGAGCGCATCACTGCTTATATGATGAAGGCGGTACGCGAAGCCAAACAACGCACTTCCTGGACCCAGAGCAACCCGGAGTACGAGCAGGCGCTCAAGGAATTCGTCGCCGGTACTCTAAGCGATCCGCAGTTTACCGACGATGTCGCGCAATTTGTCGGACCGTTAGTCGAACCGGGACGGATCAACTCGCTGGCTCAGACCTTGCTCAAACTCACCGCGCCGGGCATTCCGGACCTCTATCAAGGTAGCGAGTTATGGGACTTATCGCTGGTCGATCCGGACAATCGACGCCCGGTCGATTACGCCGCGCGCCGCGCCGCGCTGGATACGATCGATCGCCTAAGCGTGGCGGAAATCCTACGGCGCAGCGACGAGGGGCTGCCCAAATTGTGGACTATCGTACAGGCCTTACGCCTGCGTCGCCGTCATCCCAGCTGGCTGGCGCCGCAAGCCAGTTACGAACCGATCCAGCCGCGCGGGCGGCGCGCCGCGCATGTGGTAGGCTTCGTTCGCGGCCAGCGGATAGCGGCCATCGTGCCGCGCCTGATAATCGGCGTTGGTGGACAATGGCATGACACCACGGCGAGAATCATGCCCGGCCACTGGCGCAACGTTCTGGACGGCGAGGAGCTGTCTGGTGGCGAGCTGGCATTGAGCGAGCTTTTTCGCCGCTTTCCCGTGGCTTTGCTAGTGCGCGAGGATCACGCATGA
- a CDS encoding cupin domain-containing protein, producing the protein MVTNKEVRDMSPAEKEAFHQQAEARIKTFSYRRPEMGQRPKEFAPLCRSELLRIVVQVIKDGGENNLHYHTHSDTAWMVLRGRARFYGVGDKLLGELGPHEGILLPGGSRYWFEKVGDDDYLEILQMIGIESNSAAPPERINLERHKAWMQDDYLQVYEQGPVVAQK; encoded by the coding sequence ATGGTAACCAACAAGGAAGTACGCGACATGAGTCCGGCCGAGAAGGAGGCCTTCCACCAGCAGGCCGAGGCCAGGATCAAAACCTTCAGCTACCGACGTCCCGAGATGGGCCAACGGCCCAAGGAATTTGCGCCCCTGTGCCGCAGCGAATTGTTGCGGATCGTGGTGCAGGTAATAAAGGATGGCGGCGAGAACAATCTCCACTACCATACTCATTCCGACACCGCCTGGATGGTTTTGCGCGGCCGCGCGCGTTTCTATGGAGTGGGCGACAAACTGCTGGGTGAGCTGGGTCCGCACGAAGGAATTTTGCTTCCCGGCGGCTCCCGCTACTGGTTCGAAAAAGTCGGTGATGACGATTACCTGGAGATTCTCCAAATGATCGGAATCGAAAGCAATTCCGCCGCTCCTCCCGAGAGAATCAACCTAGAGCGCCACAAAGCCTGGATGCAGGACGACTATCTGCAAGTCTACGAACAAGGACCGGTGGTTGCGCAGAAATAA
- a CDS encoding ester cyclase — protein MGQLQEANINTIRAYRHAAFDELDFDRASQYLAPSYLQHSPGSPDGTGGLKHFIELLKTKFPRHTHKDHRYFADGDYVICHSHFIRVPGTPGSAVIDIYRMADGKVVEHWDVIQELPEKPANNNGAF, from the coding sequence ATGGGGCAGTTGCAGGAAGCGAATATCAACACCATTCGGGCATACCGCCATGCCGCCTTCGATGAGCTTGACTTCGACCGCGCCAGCCAATACCTGGCACCCAGCTATCTTCAGCACAGTCCGGGATCGCCCGACGGCACGGGCGGCCTGAAGCATTTTATCGAACTGCTTAAGACCAAGTTTCCCAGGCATACCCACAAGGACCATCGCTATTTCGCCGACGGCGACTACGTCATCTGCCATTCGCATTTCATTCGAGTGCCCGGCACCCCCGGCAGCGCGGTGATCGATATTTATCGAATGGCCGACGGCAAGGTGGTCGAACATTGGGACGTGATCCAGGAGCTGCCGGAGAAGCCGGCCAACAACAACGGCGCCTTCTAG
- a CDS encoding SDR family oxidoreductase, whose amino-acid sequence MVAEYSLAGKIALITGAGRGIGTGIAEVFAEAQATVIVNALTDRYLGPFAARLRERFAGTRIIALTGDATTSTGASRLIAQALEAAGGPLDILVNNLGDAIRGDLVPLPGATQQAELSDSDIERNLGLNLMSAVYCTRAAAGAMVARRRGKVINISSFGGLKGTPHLSMYSVGKFGLAGLTRSLALEWAPFGVTVNTIAPGHFPDPITTGEAAYRRMVEQRSAEIPLKRVGQLREVGLLALYLASAASDYMTGQVLALDGGLSA is encoded by the coding sequence ATGGTTGCGGAATACTCACTGGCGGGCAAAATCGCATTGATCACCGGGGCCGGCCGCGGCATCGGTACCGGAATTGCCGAGGTTTTCGCGGAGGCCCAAGCCACCGTAATCGTCAACGCCCTGACCGATCGCTACCTGGGCCCCTTTGCCGCGCGGTTGCGCGAGCGCTTTGCGGGCACCCGAATAATTGCCCTTACCGGTGACGCAACCACCTCGACTGGCGCCTCGCGCCTAATCGCGCAAGCCCTTGAAGCAGCGGGTGGACCGCTCGACATCCTGGTCAATAATCTGGGCGATGCGATTCGCGGAGATCTGGTGCCTTTGCCGGGAGCTACGCAACAAGCCGAGCTCTCCGATTCGGACATCGAGCGCAATCTTGGACTCAATCTGATGTCCGCCGTGTACTGCACTCGCGCAGCCGCGGGTGCCATGGTGGCGCGTCGGCGCGGCAAGGTGATCAACATTTCATCCTTTGGCGGGCTCAAGGGCACCCCTCATCTGAGTATGTACTCGGTTGGTAAGTTCGGCTTGGCAGGGTTGACCCGATCGCTGGCCCTGGAGTGGGCGCCCTTTGGCGTTACGGTCAACACGATTGCACCCGGCCACTTTCCCGACCCCATAACCACCGGCGAAGCTGCTTACCGGCGCATGGTCGAGCAGCGCAGCGCCGAAATTCCGCTTAAGCGTGTGGGGCAGCTGCGTGAGGTGGGATTGCTGGCGCTCTATCTGGCCTCAGCCGCCTCCGACTATATGACGGGACAAGTGCTGGCGCTTGATGGCGGCCTTTCAGCATAG